In Marmota flaviventris isolate mMarFla1 chromosome 17, mMarFla1.hap1, whole genome shotgun sequence, a single genomic region encodes these proteins:
- the LOC114079388 gene encoding testis-expressed protein 19.2, with protein sequence MCPPVSVRQGREGMSCLYASWLYQIQHGDELSVCFACFKVAFLDLKDMLESEDWEDEDWDPETAELLEAGPEQEGSPGQPGQGGAEPWGPGALASAPAGSEEVGLDPLFVPTELGPQNAVPLGLGPEDTGWTQALPWRFEGLPPCSHWPRPPSPWQNFLGADLPPGEPMVLELGTSRPVEPEAAEAWLLGLQVVSMVGCQDAVYLRKMVPGWALQTPGQRWKLLLEPGEVWVVRLQNPSQQQDLHRWELSVLERAGPGAELVPADCALQKRGFTIVSYSPCSQREAEEGASASKPRSCPQGQDASTAEPWSGVPERPGESLAVVGASVLGELPCFQPFRPGPQN encoded by the coding sequence ATGTGCCCCCCGGTCAGCGTGCGCCAAGGGAGGGAGGGCATGTCCTGCCTCTACGCATCCTGGCTGTACCAGATACAGCATGGAGACGAGCTGAGCGTCTGCTTTGCCTGCTTCAAGGTCGCCTTCCTGGACCTCAAAGACATGCTGGAGTCGGAAGACTGGGAAGATGAGGACTGGGACCCCGAGACTGCGGAGCTCCTGGAGGCAGGGCCTGAGCAGGAGGGGTCCCCGGGGCAGCCTGGGCAGGGGGGCGCCGAGCCCTGGGGGCCTGGGGCCCTGGCGTCAGCACCAGCAGGGTCAGAAGAGGTGGGCCTGGACCCCCTGTTTGTGCCCACCGAGCTGGGGCCCCAGAACGCGGTGCCCCTGGGCCTGGGCCCCGAGGACACCGGCTggacccaggccctgccctggagGTTCGAGGGGCTGCCCCCATGCTCACACTGGCCACGCCCCCCTTCTCCGTGGCAGAACTTCCTGGGTGCAGACCTGCCCCCCGGGGAGCCCATGGTGCTGGAGCTGGGTACCAGCCGGCCCGTGGAGCCCGAGGCGGCcgaggcctggctcctgggcctgcAGGTTGTGTCCATGGTGGGCTGCCAGGATGCTGTCTACCTTCGGAAGATGGTTCCGGGCTGGGCCCTGCAGACCCCGGGCCAGCGCTGGAAACTGCTGCTGGAGCCCGGGGAGGTGTGGGTGGTGAGGCTCCAGAACCCGTCCCAGCAGCAGGACCTGCACCGCTGGGAGCTGAGTGTCCTGGAGAGGGCGGGGCCAGGCGCGGAGCTGGTGCCCGCAGACTGTGCCCTGCAGAAGAGGGGCTTCACCATCGTCTCCTACTCACCCTGCAGCCAGCGGGAGGCGGAGGAGGGGGCCTCGGCCTCGAAGCCACGGTCCTGCCCCCAAGGACAGGACGCCAGCACTGCCGAGCCCTGGAGCGGCGTGCCCGAGAGGCCCGGGGAGAGCCTGGCTGTGGTGGGAGCCTCTGTCCTGGGGGAGCTGCCCTGCTTCCAGCCCTTCAGGCCTGGGCCCCagaactga